CATAGCCGCCGTCCCTCAGGCCGGCGATCTGGATCGGGGACGAGCTGGCGGGACTCATGTTGCCGGCCAGGGTCACCTCGCCGCCGACGCGGTTGCCGGCGCCGTCGAAGCGCTGGGCCTGCACGGTGTTGCCGGACCCCGCCCACCATGCCACCACGTAGCCGCCGTCGGCCAGCGCCGCCACCGCCGGGGATTCCTGCTGGCCGTCCCGCACGGTGTTGATGGTGATCTCGCCGCCGATGGGATTGCCGGCCGCATCGAAGCGCTGGGCGCGGATACTGCCGGGGCCGTTGTGATCGGCGGTCTGCCAGACCACAACGTGCCCGCCATTCGCCAGGGCGGCTGTGGCCGGGCGATGCTGGCTGTTCGGCGTTATGCTGTTGATCCGGGTTTCGGCGTGCGCAGTCAGCGAAGCGGGGGGCATGCGATCTCCCAAAATATTTCTTGCGCGCTCCGTGATGCGGCAAGGGTCTGCAACTCACGACAGGCATACTTGGGCTGGTCGCTGTCAACAAGTCATCGTTTTGAAAAAGACAATCCCTGTTTATCTACATAAAGTTGCAGTCATCAGCATTAAGTATTAACTATTTAGTAGAATTTTATACTTATTTTTGTTGCGGTGATGGTTGGTGTGCCTGGGTTTGCTGCCCAATGCCGGCAGGCAGCCTTGCGCAAGGGGGAGGCTTGGCCGGGCGGGCCGTGCACCGGAGTGGGCACGGGAAATCACACCGCAACGGCAGCGGTGCGGTCGCGGCGGCCTCCGCCGGGGGCTTCGCCATGTCAGGCCCCGGCCGTCCCAAGGGGGCGGGGGCCACCTTTCATCCGGTTGGATTTCAGATCTCGACCTGGGTGCCCAGCTCCACCACCCGGTCGGGCGGGATGCAGAAGTAGGCCGTGGCCGACAACGCCGTCGCGTTGATGGCGATGAACAGGCTTTCCTGCCAGGGCTTCATGTCCGGCCGGGTCGACGGGATCAATGTCTCACGGCCCAGGAAGAACGATGTCTCCATCATATCGATGGCCAGCCCGTGCTGCCGGCATTTCTCCAGCGCCCGGGGAACATGGGGCCTGTCCATGAAGCCGTAGCGGGCCATGACCGTGTAGAAGCCCTTGCCCAGCCGCTCCACCTCCACCACGCAACCGCCGGGCACATGGGCGACCTCTTCGACCTGCACGGTCATGAGCACGATGCGTTCGTGCAGGACCTTGTTGTGTTTGAGGTTGTGCAGCAACGGGTGGGGGATGGTGCCGGCGTTGCCGGTCATGAACACGGCGGTGCCGGCCACCCGCTGGGGCACCTTGTCCATGCGGTTCAGGAACAGGCCGATGGGCGGCGCATCCCTGTAGAGCTTGTTGAACAGGATCCTGCGGCCGCGCCGCCAGGTGATGATCATGAAGCTGCACACGGCCGCGATGGCCAGCGGAAACCAGCCGCCCTCCGGGATCTTCAGGGTCGTCGCCGCGAAGAAGGCGAAGTCGCATAGGAAGAGCAGGCCGAAGACGACCGACGCCAGCACCGGTCCCCAGCCCCACAGGGTTGCCGCCACGATCCCGGCCAGGATGGCGTCGATGCTCATGGCGCCCGTGACCGAGATGCCGTAGGCCGCCGCCAGGTTGCCCGAGGACCCGAAACCGATCACCAGGATCAGCACGCCGACCATGAGCGCGTAATTGATGCGCGGGATGTAGACTTGGCCGATCTCGGTTTCCGAGGTGTGGCGGACACTCATGCGCGGCAGGTATCCCAACTGGACGGCCTGCCGGGTCAGGGAGAACACGCCCGAGATGACAGCCTGCGAAGCGATGATGGTGGCCAATGTCGCAAGCCCCACCATCGGGTACAGCGCCCAGTCCGGTGCCAGATGGAAGAACGGGTGCGCCAGTGCTTCCGGGTCGCGCAGGACCAGGGCGCCCTGGCCGAAGTAGTTGAGGACCAGCCCCGGCAGGACGAGCCCGAACCAAGCTTTTCGGATGGGCGGACGCCCGAAATGGCCGAGGTCGGCGTACAACGCCTCCGCCCCGGTCACCGCAAGGACGACCGCGCCCATGGCAATGAAGGCCTGCCACTGTTCGGCCTGGAACAGCATGACCGCATAGCGGGGGTCGATGGCCCGCAGCACACCCGGGTTCTCGATGATCTCCAGCAGGCCGAGGACACCCAGGACCGTGAACCAGATGGCCATGACCGGCCCGAAGATGACACCGACGCGTCCGGTGCCGCGGGACTGGATGAGGAACAGCCCCACCAGCACGGCCGTCGCGATGGGGACCACATAGGGTTCGAAAAACGGCGTGGCGACGTTCAATCCCTCCACCGCGCTCAGGACGGAGATCGCAGGCGTGATCAGTCCGTCGCCGTAGAACAGCGCCAGGCCCGCCGTCGACAGGCCGACGATGAGGGCGCGTGCCCCCGGCCGGCCGCCGACGGTGCCCAGGCCCAGCGCGGCCAGGGACAGCACGCCGCCTTCGCCGCGGTTGTCGGCCCGCAGGATCAGCAGGACGTACTTCAATGTGACCACGATCAGCAGCGACCAGAGCACCAGGGACAGGGTGCCCAGCACCGTCACGTCCGTCGGGTGCAGGCCGCCGGCATGGCCGAAGGCTTCGCGCACGGTGTAGAGCGGGCTGGTGCCGATGTCGCCGTAAACGACGCCCAGTGCGCCAAGCACAAGGCTCCGGCGGGCGTCCTCCCCGTGGGAAAGCGTGTTCGGCGCCGTCGAGGACGTGTGGGTATTCGCAGTCATGCCTGGTCACGTGTCCGGGCGATGGGCGTGGTCGGTGGAGCCGCCGTGCCGCGGGTGCGCAACCCGTGGCACGGCGAATCGCTCACGCATCCGGGGAGGGCGGGCGGCGGCCCGCGCTTAGTCCTCGACCCAGGCGATCCGCAGGACGTTGGTTGCGCCGGGTGTGCCGAAGGGCATGCCGGCGGTGATGACCAGACGTTGGCCGGGCATGGCGAGCCCGTCCTCGCGGGCGATACGGCTCGCCTTGTCCGTCATCTCGTTGAGCGACCGGACGTCCGCCGTATGGACGGCGTGGATGCCGAACACCATGGCGAGGCGCCGGGCCGTTTCGAGGTTGGCGGTCAGGCACAGGATGGGCTGGGCCGGCCGCTCGCGGGCGGCGCGCAGGGCGGCCGTGCCCCGGGTCGTATAGGTCACGATGGCCGCGGCCGAGACGGTGCTGGCCACGCTGCGGGCGGCGTGGGTGATCGCGTCGGCCGAGGTGCGCTCGGGGTCCGGGTGGTTGGCGTCGATGATCGCGCGGTAGGTGGGGTCCTGCTCCACCCGCTTGGCGATGCGGTCCATGATCGAGACGGCTTCCACCGGGTATTGGCCCGATGCGGTTTCCGCCGACAGCATCACCGCGTCGGCCCCGTCGTACACGGCCGTTGCCACGTCCGATGCCTCGGCGCGGGTCGGGGTGGGTGACGACACCATCGATTCGAGCATCTGGGTGGCGACGATCACCGGCTTGCCGGCGGTGCGGGCGGCCCGGATGATCTGCTTCTGGAGGCTCGGCACGTCCTCGGCCGGCACTTCGACACCCAGGTCGCCGCGGGCGACCATCAGGCCGTCGCCCATGTCCACCAGTTCCTCCAGGTGCTCGATGGCGGACGGCTTCTCCAGCTTCAGCAGCAGGGCCGCGCGTCCGGCGATCAGGCGCCGTGCCTCGGACACGTCCTCGGGACGCTGCACGAAGGACAGCGCGATCCAGTCCACCCCCATGTCCAGCGCGAACCGCAGATCGTCGCGGTCCTTGGAGGTCAGCGGGGAAATGGGAAGGACGAGGTTGGGCACGTTCACGCCCTTGCGGTCCGACAGCCGGGTCCCCGTCACGACGACGGTCTCGGCGAAATCCCGCCCGCACGCCTCGACGCGGACGCGAACCCGCCCGTCGTCCATCAGAAGATCGGCGCCCGGCTGCAGCGCCTCGAAGATTTCCGGGTGCGGCAGGCACACGCGCGTCTGGTCGCCCGGCGTGCGGTCAAGGTCGAGCCGCAGCGGCATGCCCGGCCTCAGGTCGATGGCGCCATTGGCGAATGTGCCGACACGCAGCTTGGGACCCTGGAGGTCGGCCATGACGGCGATCGGGCGTCCGGTTTCCTCTTCCACCTGCCGGATCGCATCGTACCGGGCGCGGTGCTCCTCCTGCTTGCCGTGGCTGAAGTTCAGGCGGAACACGTCGGCGCCGGCCAGGAACAACGCGCGGATCTGCTCCACCGTGGAGGTGGAGGGGCCGAGCGTGGCAACGATCTTGATCTGCCGGGCGCGCCGGACGGTGCTGCTGGTCTTGCGTCTCATGAATCCGTCGCAGGAGGGAAACGGTACCGGGGTGGGATGTCAGGTCTGGACGAGGATAGCCCGGAAGTCGTTCACGTTGGTAAGCGTCGGGCCGCTCGTCACCAAATCGCCCAAGGTCTTGAACAATGGATAAGCGTCATTGTCCAGCAGGTGCGCGTTCGGATCCAGACCGGCGGCCCGCGCACGGGCGCATGTGTCGGGGCGGATCAGGGCGCCCGCGGCGTCTTCGGTGCCGTCGATTCCATCGGTGTCGCATGCAAGGGCGTGGATTCCGGGGTGGCCGTCGAGCGCAAGGGCCAACGCCAGCAGGAACTCCATGTTCCGGCCGCCCCGACCCTTTCCCCGCACCGTGACCGTCGTTTCCCCGCCCGACAGCAGCACGCAGGGCTTGCCGGCCGGCTGCCCCGGGAACAGCCCGTGGCCGGCGGCCTGCCGGGCAATGCCGGCCATCACCCTGGCCACCTCGCGCGCCTCGCCCTCGATCGCATCGCCCAGGATGATGGGCGTGACCCCGCGGGCCCGGGCGATGGCGGCCGCGGCCTCCAGGCTGTCCTGCGGCCGTGCCACCAGGACCGTGCGGGTTCGGGCAAGGCGGGGGTCGTCCGGCTTCGGCGTTTCGTCGGCCGCCTCGGCCAGATGCCGGGCGACGGCCGGGGGCGGGTCGATGCCGTACTTCCGCAGGACGGCGCGCGCATCGGCGAA
This genomic interval from Azospirillaceae bacterium contains the following:
- a CDS encoding potassium transporter Kup; translation: MTANTHTSSTAPNTLSHGEDARRSLVLGALGVVYGDIGTSPLYTVREAFGHAGGLHPTDVTVLGTLSLVLWSLLIVVTLKYVLLILRADNRGEGGVLSLAALGLGTVGGRPGARALIVGLSTAGLALFYGDGLITPAISVLSAVEGLNVATPFFEPYVVPIATAVLVGLFLIQSRGTGRVGVIFGPVMAIWFTVLGVLGLLEIIENPGVLRAIDPRYAVMLFQAEQWQAFIAMGAVVLAVTGAEALYADLGHFGRPPIRKAWFGLVLPGLVLNYFGQGALVLRDPEALAHPFFHLAPDWALYPMVGLATLATIIASQAVISGVFSLTRQAVQLGYLPRMSVRHTSETEIGQVYIPRINYALMVGVLILVIGFGSSGNLAAAYGISVTGAMSIDAILAGIVAATLWGWGPVLASVVFGLLFLCDFAFFAATTLKIPEGGWFPLAIAAVCSFMIITWRRGRRILFNKLYRDAPPIGLFLNRMDKVPQRVAGTAVFMTGNAGTIPHPLLHNLKHNKVLHERIVLMTVQVEEVAHVPGGCVVEVERLGKGFYTVMARYGFMDRPHVPRALEKCRQHGLAIDMMETSFFLGRETLIPSTRPDMKPWQESLFIAINATALSATAYFCIPPDRVVELGTQVEI
- the pyk gene encoding pyruvate kinase, coding for MRRKTSSTVRRARQIKIVATLGPSTSTVEQIRALFLAGADVFRLNFSHGKQEEHRARYDAIRQVEEETGRPIAVMADLQGPKLRVGTFANGAIDLRPGMPLRLDLDRTPGDQTRVCLPHPEIFEALQPGADLLMDDGRVRVRVEACGRDFAETVVVTGTRLSDRKGVNVPNLVLPISPLTSKDRDDLRFALDMGVDWIALSFVQRPEDVSEARRLIAGRAALLLKLEKPSAIEHLEELVDMGDGLMVARGDLGVEVPAEDVPSLQKQIIRAARTAGKPVIVATQMLESMVSSPTPTRAEASDVATAVYDGADAVMLSAETASGQYPVEAVSIMDRIAKRVEQDPTYRAIIDANHPDPERTSADAITHAARSVASTVSAAAIVTYTTRGTAALRAARERPAQPILCLTANLETARRLAMVFGIHAVHTADVRSLNEMTDKASRIAREDGLAMPGQRLVITAGMPFGTPGATNVLRIAWVED
- a CDS encoding glycerate kinase is translated as MTDPADLLQDLFAAAVRAADPAERIPPNLPAPPSGRTLVVGAGKAAAAMALAVERHWPGPLDGLVVTRYGHGAPTRRIQVVEAAHPVPDDAGRDAARRILEMARALGPDDLLLCLVSGGGSSLLALPAPGLSLEDKQAVARALLRSGAAIDEMNCVRRHLSAIKGGRLAAAAHPAQVVSLLISDVPGDDPAVIASGPTVPDPTSFADARAVLRKYGIDPPPAVARHLAEAADETPKPDDPRLARTRTVLVARPQDSLEAAAAIARARGVTPIILGDAIEGEAREVARVMAGIARQAAGHGLFPGQPAGKPCVLLSGGETTVTVRGKGRGGRNMEFLLALALALDGHPGIHALACDTDGIDGTEDAAGALIRPDTCARARAAGLDPNAHLLDNDAYPLFKTLGDLVTSGPTLTNVNDFRAILVQT